The nucleotide sequence GATTTAAAAATTCAATTTATTTATATTGCAGTTTATTTTAGCAGCATGcagaagttaaaaacaaacagtcttcttcttgcagactgcataggtttggtccacctcttttGCTACAGATGTCTGCAAATGTGGtctgcagactgcagacattttacctctgaagaaacaaacaacaccttaatACCTATCACTTGAAGATGCGACGTTCACAAGGATCATGTTGATCAGATATGAGCGCCAAACAAAGGGACGCAACGATTCACCAAGGGATGCGATGTTTAGATGGTGTTGATTCATTTCGTACAATTTACGAGAAATTCTATTCATTCAATTCTTGTTTCATCTTAATTTTTCAATATGGGACGTTTCGATGGTACTGTTGATATAAATAGGATTCGTATTATTCAATTTGTATACACACAATTATTGTTCAATTGaagtgaaattctattggatacAGTTCTTGTTTCATCTTCGTTGTTCAATATCAATTGTGATTGTGGCTAACATGTtcacaatataaataaataaacgaaCAAAATGTGTGGTCATTATCGTTTGTTTAATTATATGAACAAAAAGTTTTGTTCATGTTTGCTGGTATATTAAATAAACGAATATAAACGAACTTTCCGTTGAACAGTTAAAGACAATTTATAAACGTTTGGTTCATGTAAATGCTATAATTTATTGTTGTATTAAACTAGGTGTTGCCTCGCCCGTGTTACGTGGCGATGACCGAATAATTCTTAATTAATTAAAAAGACAGTTtcatagttttgctagaaagaaaaagtaaaaagagtgttagACAACTCCTTGACacgatttttagctgggagcaaagtcatatttttatttttacttgggggaaaatcaaatttttttccctagataaaatcctaatttttaccTAGGGGAAAACCGTATTTTCATTTTGCACTGGGGgcaaaaaacgtaattttgaattaagggtgatatcgtaattttgaatcgagggaaaatcgtaaattttatctgggggcaaaaacataattttattttgaactgagagcaaagacgtaattttaaactaggggaaaaaccgtaattttaaagttggtataaaataataaactggtgtaaaattgtaattttgagcCGAGAGGAAaagaaaattttattttgaactggggcgaaaacgtaattttgactAAGGGTAAAAGCGTAACTTTTTTACCGATGGCGAAATCGTATTTTCGGTTTAGTTGGGTataaagtcatatttttattttgaatcgggggaaatcataattttgaagcgagggtaaaatcgtaattttgaggtaGGGTAAAACgataattttatttttagctgggggcaaaaaaataattttaaactgagggtgaaatcgtaattttgaaccgagggaaaaatcgtaattttgagctgggggcaaaaggaTAATTTTATTCTGAACTGGGGGCGAAGACGTGATTCTAAACtgagggcaaaaccgtaattttaaagcgggtaTAAAAAAAGCTgagggtaaaaacgtaatttttaaacCTATGACAAAGTTGTAATTTTGAGCTACTGGCAAAagggttattatattttttagttgggagaaaagcgtaattttaaattgggggcaaaaccgtatttttaaagtgggtataaaataataaaatggtgtaaaatcgtaattttgagccgaGGGGAAaagaaaattttattttgaattggcacgaaaacgtaattttggctaAGGGTAAAAGCGTAACTTTTTTACCGAGGGCGAAATCATATTTTCGTTTAGCTGGGTgtaaagtcatatttttattttgaaccggggaaaaatataaaatataaaatatggaGTCTGTTCTCCGGCGAAGTTATCCGGAACAGAACTGGCGTACAAACGACGCCGCACACTCAGCGATAAAATATGATCGTCACAAACGTTGTTTGTAGTTAATTATGGTTCTAACTCTAAACAGGTGGGTGTTTTTTTTCTTTCTGTTTTAAGTCAGATTTTCGTTTTATTGATAGTTGTTCCTGGTTATTATGGTTCTAACTCTAAATTATTGGGCGTTTAGAATGAATTTAGGATTTATGTTGATTAGCCCTTTTTGAATTATTATTTGATGAAGTGATGGCGGTATAATGAATTAGGTTAACGAATGTCTCTATTCAAGTATTCTAGAAGTAATCCCCTTTTGGTATACGTAATTGTTAATTAGCTTCTGTAATCTCATTCAGTTTTCCAACTTTTAATTAATTTAGGATTCAATTAATAGAGGAGTTCAGCTGTTGGAATTTGTTAAACAAAAGAGGATTTTATATAACAGATGGTTGTCGTTCAAAAACAGTAGAAAAAATCTTGATGAGATGTGTGAAGTCATTCACCAGCACTGACCGGGTTGCAGATCCGTTAGGGGCGGTGGGTGTGGCCGGAGTGGTGGCAGCAGGATTAGGTGTTGGTGGCGGCGGTAggatgaggtggtggtggcggtaggatgcggtggtggtggcaagatgtgatggttagggttttagggttagaaaattggggaagatgaagtgtatatgcattttttggttttatttattaaacatttagaTAAAAATAtgaattgaccaaaatacccttaaatGAATGAACTTAACTTAAATTTTTAATCTGGTTAGTACTAAAGGACGTTGAGTGTAAcgagttttgcaaataaaggattgtgactgtaattattgaagttaaaggttatccgttgcaatccggtacaaacataaaggacgaaaagtatAATTTACccaaagcgtaattttaaactgggggcaaaaccgtaattttaaagtagatataaaataataaaatggttGGTCCAATAGAGGATGGACGACCGCCCATTTCGACCAATGGCATGGAAACACTATTCCCTGCCattctctttgtatatgttgaataATTTGTGTTGATCTTTTTCATAATTATATCAACATTTTAAGTCTAAGATTTCATATGATTATGCGTGGCACGTCTTAATGTGATCCCTACCCCGCCTTTTTCTTATACCCCGTTGAGTTATACTTAGCTTAGCTAGAAAGATTCCCTTGACTTTTAATTCAATACTTTATACTTAGATTCCTATTGACTTTTTATCCAACACTTGGCCATAGTTGAAAACTGGCTTCCCTTGGATCCACTACAAATAGTTATCCCATCTGCTTTTCTATATTTGACCCAAGCTTCTATCACATTTTATTTTAAAAGTAACCCTGATAATGGACTCTGGAACCGGAGATTCATCTATTTCAGCACATCAATGTGTCCGTTTTTCTCTAGCAGATATTCAGTCTGCAACTAATAACTTTGATGATGTGCTAATCATTGGACATGGAGGATTCGGAAAGGTGTACAAAGGTTGTTTTCATACAGATGAAACTAGTCAGGTAGTGGCGGTCAAACGGCTGGATCCTATGTCCAATCATGGGGCACGAGAATTTAGGGCTGAAATCGAGATGCTCTCTAAGTTGCGTCACCGTCACTTGGTGTCTCTTATCGGTTTTTGTGATGATAACAAGGAGATGATCCTTGTTTATGAGTATATTCCACTTGGCACCCTATACGAACATCTACACCTAGCTTATACTCCTTTAAGTTGGGTGGAACGTGCCAAGATAGCAATAGGTGCTGCACGTGGGTTGGACTACCTTCACACAGGCACCCTACAAGGAGTCATACACCGTGACGTAAAGAGTTCAAACATTCTTATAGATGAAAACTGGGCGGCTAGGATTTCAGATTTTGGGCTGTCCAAAATAGGCCCAACCAATCAGTCGATTTCTTATGTTGATGCGAGTGTCAAAGGTACATTCGGGTATCTTGATCTAGAGTATTTCTATATTGAAAAATAACAAGGAAGACAAATGTGTATGCATTTGGGGTTGTGTTATTTGAATTGCTATCTGGAAGGCTTGCAGTAGATGAAAGAAATGCTGATGATCAATATAGTTTGGTAAGATGGGCTCAAAAGTGTGTAAAAGAAAGAAAATTAAGTCAAATGGTTGATtctaatatcaagggaacaatCTTTCCCAAATGTTTAAAACGGTTTGCCGAAATTGCAGCTCGTTGTGTGCACAGTGATCCGAAAGAACGGCCCACCATGACTGAGGTTGTTGCCTCACTTCAGGCTTTACTGGAACTACAGGAGAAATCTAACCGTTCTGCCGAGTCATCAGGCACAACGGGTTTCACTTGGAAGATTAATAATTATTTTGTTCCCGCGACTAAACCAAACTCTGGTATATATACACATTTTTCGTTGGTGACGTAGATGCATATCATTTAACTCGTGTAGCCTTTGGTTTCGTTTTTTAAATCATTTGCTCAACTTATCTTTTACTGATGCATCTGACTTATAGGAATTCACATGTTAAATTCTCTAACcgcttgattttttttttcttgttatcTCATTTTCAAAACCACATCTGTAGCATTGATTTTTAGTTTCctttttgtagagtaatttttcTGGATTATATACGCTTGCTTTTACCCCTTTTTATTCACATTCTCAGACCAAAGTGGAACAAATTCACCAAAGAGCCTGAACAACAACCTGAATCAACTTAAGGAATCAGTGATCAGAGGCACAAAAGTGTTCACATATGATGAACTGAAACTTGCTACACGGAACTTTGGGAATGACACGTGCTTGGGTGAGGGGAGATATGGAAAGGTTTACAAGGGATGGATTGATAACACTGAATTGCCCATTGCAGTTAAGAAACTATATCGTTGCACGCCTGTAAGTCCTGAAATATCCCAAGTAACGAGGAGTACTTTTTATGGTTTATATTTGTAGCTACTAGCATGAAAAGCTAGAAGTATTTTTAATCCGTAATTGTGGTGTCCTTGTATTTATCTTTTTATGGACGGGTCTCGAATCTGAAAGTTGATCACCGTTAAATGCAGTTTGATCTGGAAATGTTGAATAGTTTTCGTCATCCCAACCTTGTCAAGCTCATAGGATACTGCTTGGAAGGTGATCGACTCTTCCTTATATATGAATTTATGCATAAAGGAAACCTTGAAGATCTCCTTCATAGCAGTAAGCAGCATAAATAACTACGAATATAAATCCAACATTTTAACATAATGTAATGATTGTGTAACTAGACGTCTCAATTTTGTGGGTTGTAGGAGCTGTAGCACGACTTCCATTGGTTACAAAGGTGAAAATTGTAGTAGAAATTGCTCAAGGGATTATTTTCTTGCAAAATACACTATCAAACAGAACACAGCCGACAGTTAGCGAGTCCCCACTTTACAGACATAAGATATTGCTGGATGAGGTATAACATGAACTCTTTCACTATCAACATTAAATTTATTGGACCAAGATTAtatatgattttatggtcttcaCTTTCTAAGAAACCCCATATCATAGAGCATGTTAACCTGTTGTCTTATACTCTTATTTGTGTGTTTTAGCTAAGCAAAAATCTCCATTTACAAATGCTAAGCAAAAATCTCCATTTCCTATTTTGTTTGTGAGAATGAATTAAACATTGTTATACAAAATATTACAATAATTGTGTAATGCATATAATTGAAAACGTAAACATAATCAAACCAGAATGCACTACCGGCATAGTTTTCTCAAAATACAAATTATGACTATTCGTTTGGGGTAAACAGCCAGAGAAGTTGAAATTCCCAAGATGAACGAGTTTGAGAACCCAAACATGATAGCTCGGTGTCTTGTGCCATGAAATGGAACAAGTATGGAGAGTGATCGCCTCTGTATTGTTCGTGTACCAAGTTTTTCTCTTTTCGTCACTCTAATTTTGTCTTATGAAAACAGTGTTATGAAACCATTATGCACATTAATGGTTGCATTCAACATCCTTGAGTATAATTTAAAGATTCAATATGTATAACTTCATGCATTCCCATCTTCGAGCATAACTTTTGCAATCTTGCCTTAATTGTTAACCCTTTTGTGAAAGCTTCAGCCACTTGTTCCTCGGTTTCAACATGTACCAAATCAAGTTCTCCTTGAGAACCTTTTCCCAAACAAAGTGATAATGAATTTTTTGCATAAATAAGTGgtttagaaataaaaagagtgctTTTAGGTGATCCAGGAATTTTGTTTCAAATCTAGGTAATTCGCTGTTTGGTTCAGCGACCTTCTACACCCCCTCTGACAGAAATCTGGAAAAGCTGTATTTTTCAACAAGGTCGTTGTTTGGATCAAAATTCTTCAACAAGGTCGATGTTTGAGAAAGCAATGTTTAACAAGGTTGCTGTTTGGATCTGCAACGTATATAAGGTCGCTGTTTGAGAAAACAATGTTTAACAAGGTTGCTGTTTGGATCTGCAATGTATATAAGGTCGCTGTTCGAGAAAGCAATCTATAAAAAGGTTGCTGTTTGAGAAAGCAATGTCTTAGAAGTCTGCTGTTTGAGAGAGCAATGTATGAAAGGTCGCTGTTTTAAACATAAATCTATGAGAAGATATCAAGGGCCCGATACACCGCACCCCTGAATGAAGTCCAGATCTTGAGATCGGTGTATTAGACCCATTGTCTCCAActgcaaaaataaaaaataaaaaatagttaatTTTTAAACTAACAATAACTTGAATAATAATAAAGGTAACCTTGcataattttaaacttaaataTACCATCATTTGGAACAGCTATCTTCATTCAGGGTGCGGCGTATATGTCTGAAACAGCTATCTTCTCATAGATTTCTGTTTAAATTAACGACCTTTCATACATTTCTCTCTCAAAGAGCAACCTTTTAAGAAATTGCTTTCTCAAACAACAACCTTTTTGTAGATTGCTTTCTCAAACAACAACCTTATATACATTGCAGATCCAAACAACGACCTTGTTAAACATTGCTGCATGAAACAGCGACCTTGTTGAAGAATTCAGCTTTTCCAGATTTTTGTCAGAGGGAGTGTAGAAGGTCGCTGAACCAAACAGCGACCTACCTAGATTTGAAACATAATTCCTGGATCACCTAAAagcactctttttatttctaaacCACTTATTTATGCAAAAAAAAACTCGTGATAATGCACTTCAACATGTTTAGTGCGTGCATGGAACGTAGGATTCTCTGCTAGCTAAATAGCTGACATATTATCACAGAACAATTTCACTTTCTAGGCATCTAGCTCACCTTTTGATTTAGATTTTCCAGAAGATATACCAGCCACATTTATTAATTCTTGTGTAGCTACGGTTTTCGCTCTACATTCAGCCTCGGTGGTTGACAAGGAACCTATAGATTGTCGCATACTAAACCACTTCCAATTTTAAAAACATACCCAATGGTGGATTTATTTTATGGATTACCTACGAAATCTGAATCACAATATCCAATAAGTTCACTTTCAAACTCCCTCTTGTTAGGACCAAttagcgagtgttaggcagctctttGACACAAATAAAAACTACACTAagtcaaccaagtaaaataaaataCAACCATAGTTTTGTCCaaaaaaacgatggcaagatTGCAAATTTTAACtgtggtaaaatcgtaattttgaaatgGAGGCAAAATCATAgtttgaactgtgggcaaaaccataattttattttgaactggggcaaaatcgtaatttttaactgggggcaaaatcgtaattttaggTTGTGGGCAAAAcaaaaaatttattttgaactggggcgaaatagtaattttaaattggagataaaattgtaatttggtaGGAACCAtagctgggggcaaaaccataattttattttgaactgggaggcaaaatcgtaattttaagctgggggcaaattcgtaattttaactattatatgctaacataaaaaaaaaccttGTTATTTGCGGCCAGTTCTGgccaataacaaaacaaaactattcCCCATCAGGGAAATGTATATGTAGTAAACTAGAGTTATGCGCCGCACGCGTTGCGGGGCGTTAAACCGAAAATTTCTTAGTTAAATAATATGTACGCATTTATTTGGGTTAGTTATACAAGCTACTTATAACACGAAAAGATACATCGAGTTAACGAAGTAAGGAAAACACTATCATAGTTATGATACAAAAATAACTACAGCGACGGCAAGCATGTAATTTAGAGTCGGGGGCAAAAAATTAATTTATCGGTACCAATTAACGAGTGCTAGACAGTTGTTTGGCACAAATAAAAACTAAATTGAGTCAACAAAGTAAAataaacactaccatagttttgcccAAAAAACGATGGTAAGATTGCAATTTTTAgatggggtaaaatcgtaattttaaactgaaggtaaaataatattttgaactgagggcaaaaccattttttattttgaattggcggcaaaatcataatttttttactgagggcaaaatcgtatttCTTAGCTGGGGGTAAaagaaaattttattttgaactgggggcgaaattgtaattttaaactgggaaccaaATTGTAATTTGGCAAGACTGTAGCTAGGggcaaaaatataattattttttgaACCAGGGGAAAATCGTATTTTTTTAATTGagagcaaaatcgtaaatttaagctAGGGGCAAAGCGTAAATTTAATTTCAAACCGGGGGCAAGATCATAATTTTAGGCAGAGGATAAAATTGTAGTTTAACAGGAGTTATAAATAACTAtattagaccgtggggtatggtggggcgggggtttggggcatgggttgacacgtggacttcgaggGGCACCGCTGGTCAGTTGCatgttgggtcggtatggcgtggcgtggctagcccgcgtgggttggccacgtgttatgatttttttttcaattattataaaaaaaatcctagccacctatagcctagccaacccagccaatgagagccggccacggaagaccgctaggcccgcccaacgccagggctgaaacccccgcccaaagGGCTACGCTGAaccccaagcccacccggggtggtgacttgggcgtttgaccgtttgtacccaacccacacGCCctataccccatagtcttatgcaaaaataaataactaTATTATGGAAAAAAAGAGTTGGCCGCCACTTTTGGCCAACCAAATGCTTTAACTGACTTTTTGGTTTGTATGTATTGAAAATGCCATCATCTTCATACTCAATCTTCAAACCCAAAAAATGCGTTAATCACCCCCAAGTCCTTTATCATAAAATGAAAGTTCAAGTTCTCTTTCAACTGATCGATTTTTTCTACAAGGTCACCGGTGATGAGTCATCAACGTACACAAGAACAACCACCGTATTGTTACTCACCGGCTTAACGAATAAACTGGCATCGAATGGAATACTTGTAATCCTATTGTACTCAAGAAATTCCTCTATACTCCCGTACCATGCTCTCGACGATTATTTGACCCCATAAAGAGCGTTCTTGAGTTTACACATATAACCCAGCTTCATCCTATTCTCAAAATCAACAGGTTGGTCCATCTAGATTGCCTGATCTAATAAGTCCCCATATAAGAAGGCGTTATTAAGGTCCATTTGCCAAAGTTTCCAATTCTTGTTTTTTGCCAAAGCAATAAATACTCTTAACCATTGTCAACTTCGCCACTAGACAAAACATTTCATCATAATCGAGCCCATATTCTTGTGAGAAACCTTGATCAACTAGATGAGCCTTGTACATTTCTATTGAGCCATTGGCCCGCCTTTTTACTTTATACACCCATCTGCACGAGATCAACTTCACGTCTTCAGGTTTAGGCACGAGCTCCTATGATTCTTTACAGAGCTGGGtgtttgaaattttattttaacaGTATAGCAATATCATACTCAcattaaaaataagaaaaattaaACGCTCTACTTTATGGTATATTTTTTAGAATGACATAAAAAAGTTACAGACGTTTAAAAAATAAGTGAGAACTTGCATGTGTTTGGTCCTTGCAATGTCAGCCGCATGTGCAACTTTCTTTTCCCCCCTCTGTCGTTGCCCTTCCTCCTTGACGCATGACGCGTTGTAGTGAATTTCTTCCATTCTCATGATTTTCTCCCTCTTTACCATGTCCCTCCCCTTTGAACAAGTTACTTTTGGTGGTGGAATTGAACAATTAAAGTGTgtgtgttggggggggggggggggggggggggatgtttTCAGGTAAGCCACCAAGTTATGGATTcatgaaaaaaaatcaaacaaaacagtataAATCAATAATACTACTTCTTGAATCATGGGAGATTTTATTCTACACCCTAATTTAGTTTATATCAATTACTTTTGTTACCCAAATTCCAAAAAAAGATCAATCATTCAAAATTTCAAATCATCAGAtgtttcaaacaatcaaaccttTACATGATAAGTTAGATTGTTTGAATTCCGATAACACATAAGCAACAGATGAGATGATTACGAATTTTGGTATGTTGCGAGCAACGAGCATGCTTGCGCGGGATACTGAATACAGATGGTCACTCCATGCCTGCATCAGCCCTATAATAGTTTTGAAAAACACATATTAGGTTTTGGCTTTTGACATAGGAGGGGCCAAACCATATAGAACTGAAAATATTTAAACTTAATGGGCTAACTACTTACACTTCTAAACTTAATGGGCTAACTACTTACACTTCTAACCAGTGTTTTGAAAATCGGTTTATACGGGCCGGTTGAACCGTTTAAAACGGATGCCAAAAGCTTAGACAGTACGAATTATACCGGTAAGCTGAGTGAACGGCAAAGAAGTTATACCGCCAATAAATTGGGTTAATAGATTATACCTGTTTAAACCGGTATACCGGTACCGGGTTAAAGGTTAAAAATTGGACTTTTAATCTTTTATGGGCCAAAAAATATGACGATTTACCTTCTTAGTAAAACTTGCGCCAAAAAGGTACCAATAGTGAATATTTggattacttttttttttatcatgGATTAACTTTTGAGATATTTTTTAATTATGAAATTATGTAGTTTTGGATTATTATTTGAGTAAAAATTGTATTTTATGGACTTATAGGTTAATTAATCAAACCGGTTGAACCACCCGGTACAATCCGGTTCAACCGTTTGTACCATTTCTTAGCCTAACACGGTACAATTTAAAAACGGGTTTTAAAACATTGCTTCTAACCAAAAAAATTAGCGGGTCTGGCCCCTATTATATATGTTCCACCCGTGTTAATTTGATGGCTTTATCTACACAACTtaagtatgtgtatgtatatatatgtaggaGAGTTATCTTGaaaacgctaaatattgcgagaactgTGAAAACGAATGAAAAATCAACCAAAACCAACTTTTTTTAATACAAATCTcattgtaattaaaatacaatgTCATAAGAAGAATTTATAGTATCAAATAATTAATTTCTCCTCTTAAAATCGCTTTTATTAAAATTTTTAGACAATCCACTTGGGAATAGCCCAGTGGTGTTGGTGAGTTTAGATAGAGCTTAGGATAGGAGAGGTCAGGGGTTCAATCCCCATGGTGAGCAAgtttagccattcaaaaaaaaaaattaaaatttttagacacgtgtaaatataacaaatttacacatgtgtaaatgccaaacttacacatgtgtaaattttctttataaCGAATTCATGTAAATTTAAGCTATTGTTATAATAATgataaatgtaaaaaaaaaaattgaattcaaaatgtttttgaccaagttttcacggttttttttttcatttgttctcataATATTTAGCGTTCTTATTTAAACATTccgcaatatatatatatatatatatatatatataaaccattGATAACTAAATATTTTAGATTTGTTTAATTTTATTCtcaccataaccataaccgctagttcggttatagagttttggtaaccataaccataaccaaacttcggttatggttaatcggttatgaagtcggttatggttcggttttggttaatttcggttacgtaaccaagcaaggtttgaaataaataaggttgtgcacgatttgaacttagcttgagcctattttataagataacgaagactaaactttttggttaaactaccgatttagagttctttttagtaaggtaattctcaaacaaaaacaattatggccataacaccttagttctttatcaaaataaatgacatctacatcaagatcattttgttactaacatacttttatcttagtaaaaaccctttatatggttttgaaaaacacaaatctattatataaagttaacatcacaacttcggttcggtttcggttatattcggttaaccaaagcttcataaccataaccataaccataaccataaccgattgatCGGTTATACAAATTTtcataaccattggttatattggttatcggttattagtggttcggttatgtcggttatggttcggttatcggttatggtggttaatttgctcacccctagttAACAGTACCCCACATCTAAAATGATATGAACACGAAGAACCTCTAAGAATTTCTCCAAATTTGTGTAGCTTATCATTATGTGTTTATGAGTCCTTTAATGGTATATGCTTTACCATCCGTATGAAACCAGATTATTAATTAACCTCGTCTATCTCTTATTATTGATATGATCGATGGTAATCCACCTACCAAGAGGTTGCGGAAGTACAAAGCAAGTAGCTGGAAACCTAGGATATGATTTCCTACCATTCCTAAACAGCATATATAATGCTAATTTTGACATTATATAATGTACACCTCTTGCTGGCTTTGACCTATGCACGAAATATAAATTTGCAGGATTTTACGGCAAAGCTTTCAGATTACGACATTACTCTTTTGGTAGATGGA is from Helianthus annuus cultivar XRQ/B chromosome 9, HanXRQr2.0-SUNRISE, whole genome shotgun sequence and encodes:
- the LOC118481688 gene encoding probable receptor-like protein kinase At5g38990, whose product is MDSGTGDSSISAHQCVRFSLADIQSATNNFDDVLIIGHGGFGKVYKGCFHTDETSQVVAVKRLDPMSNHGAREFRAEIEMLSKLRHRHLVSLIGFCDDNKEMILVYEYIPLGTLYEHLHLAYTPLSWVERAKIAIGAARGLDYLHTGTLQGVIHRDVKSSNILIDENWAARISDFGLSKIGPTNQSISYVDASVKGTFGYLDLEYFYIEK
- the LOC110875441 gene encoding probable serine/threonine-protein kinase PBL7 is translated as MVDSNIKGTIFPKCLKRFAEIAARCVHSDPKERPTMTEVVASLQALLELQEKSNRSAESSGTTGFTWKINNYFVPATKPNSDQSGTNSPKSLNNNLNQLKESVIRGTKVFTYDELKLATRNFGNDTCLGEGRYGKVYKGWIDNTELPIAVKKLYRCTPFDLEMLNSFRHPNLVKLIGYCLEGDRLFLIYEFMHKGNLEDLLHSRAVARLPLVTKVKIVVEIAQGIIFLQNTLSNRTQPTVSESPLYRHKILLDEDFTAKLSDYDITLLVDGQYSIAYPDYDGMELVLESNLSGYEVVFVEVLTGERIYNSNRARQIDLLFRQCGKVSLRRIAKLCFEICNEVDSKSKMLRILIEHDELIHRRLKCWLLDPHNQEC